One stretch of Deltaproteobacteria bacterium DNA includes these proteins:
- a CDS encoding response regulator produces the protein MEPINVLLIDDEEAFVTTLAERMELRGFVPRVALNGQAGLDLIEAEKPDIVILDLRMPGMSGAEVLRHIQARWSDLPVIILSGHGSEQDLAMCMDLGASLFLSKPLEIDTLLSSIKSVLKRD, from the coding sequence ATGGAGCCCATCAACGTACTGCTCATCGACGACGAGGAAGCGTTCGTGACCACGCTGGCCGAACGCATGGAGCTTCGGGGGTTCGTCCCCAGGGTGGCCCTGAACGGCCAGGCCGGGCTGGACCTGATCGAGGCCGAAAAGCCGGACATCGTGATCCTGGATCTGCGCATGCCGGGCATGAGCGGCGCGGAAGTCCTCCGTCATATCCAGGCGCGGTGGTCGGACCTGCCGGTGATCATCCTGAGCGGCCACGGCTCGGAACAGGATCTGGCCATGTGCATGGATCTGGGCGCGAGCCTGTTTCTGAGCAAGCCCCTGGAAATCGACACGCTGTTGTCGAGCATCAAATCCGTCCTCAAGCGGGATTGA
- a CDS encoding hybrid sensor histidine kinase/response regulator, with translation MVSVLVVDDERDFADVLTERLAARGVQAQAAYNGTQALEMVREHRPEVVLLDINMPGMNGLETLERIKAQSPRTEVVLLTADSALTTAVAGMKLGARDYLLKPADIDEVLGAIGEADERRAERLARQRMAETAKLAALGEMAKGVGHEINNPMHVMLNEAGWISDLLDEPDLRDNPHHAELRAAVKRIQEQARRCKAITAKLLTLRCSLDTRVADTDLAELVRAVLKERQARLEGLSVRAVVDMPPDLPKLGSPRSEWEQVLSNLVDNALDAMEHEGGELRISATLDKDAVLVSVADTGCGIEAHVLPKIFEPFFSTKEVGKGIGLGLAICHGIVEAMGGEISVRATPGAGSEFTIRVPLDTAARTAHNDKHLA, from the coding sequence ATGGTCAGCGTGTTGGTTGTCGATGACGAGCGGGATTTCGCCGATGTCCTGACCGAACGTCTCGCGGCCAGGGGCGTGCAGGCCCAGGCCGCCTACAACGGAACCCAGGCCCTGGAGATGGTCCGGGAACACCGACCGGAAGTGGTCCTGCTGGACATCAACATGCCCGGCATGAACGGCCTGGAAACCCTGGAGCGCATCAAGGCCCAAAGCCCGCGCACCGAAGTCGTCCTGCTCACGGCCGATTCCGCCCTGACCACGGCCGTGGCCGGCATGAAACTCGGCGCCAGGGACTATTTGCTCAAACCGGCGGACATCGACGAGGTCCTGGGCGCCATTGGCGAGGCCGACGAACGCCGGGCGGAACGTCTGGCCCGGCAGCGCATGGCCGAAACCGCCAAATTGGCCGCCCTGGGCGAGATGGCCAAGGGCGTGGGACATGAAATCAACAACCCCATGCACGTCATGCTCAACGAGGCCGGATGGATCTCGGATCTGCTCGACGAGCCCGATCTCCGCGACAATCCGCACCATGCCGAGCTACGCGCGGCCGTGAAGCGGATTCAGGAACAGGCAAGGCGCTGCAAGGCCATCACGGCCAAACTCCTGACGTTGCGCTGTTCGCTGGACACCAGGGTCGCGGACACGGATCTGGCCGAACTGGTCCGGGCCGTCCTGAAGGAGCGTCAGGCCCGGTTGGAGGGACTGTCCGTCCGCGCCGTGGTGGACATGCCGCCGGATCTCCCCAAGCTGGGTTCGCCGCGCTCCGAATGGGAACAGGTTTTGTCCAACCTTGTCGACAATGCCCTGGACGCCATGGAGCACGAGGGGGGGGAATTGCGCATCTCGGCCACGCTGGACAAGGACGCCGTGCTCGTGAGCGTTGCCGACACGGGCTGCGGGATCGAGGCCCATGTGCTGCCCAAGATTTTCGAACCGTTCTTTTCCACCAAGGAGGTGGGCAAGGGCATTGGACTGGGGCTGGCCATCTGCCATGGTATTGTCGAGGCCATGGGAGGAGAAATTTCCGTGCGCGCCACGCCCGGAGCCGGGTCGGAATTCACGATCCGCGTTCCTCTGGACACGGCGGCACGCACCGCACACAACGACAAGCATCTGGCCTGA
- a CDS encoding response regulator yields MNKMKLLIVDDEQDLCRILADRLNILYGVTPDIAHSGDEALGMIKKKSYDVVVLDIEMPGIDGIETLKRIKEINAKIQVVLFTGHGSDETRRLAEVMGAFSYVDKIDGLPKLAPMIEGAFRLRKVLEDAYADAAMNEYN; encoded by the coding sequence ATGAACAAGATGAAACTATTGATCGTGGACGACGAACAGGACCTGTGCCGCATCCTCGCCGACCGCCTCAACATTCTGTATGGCGTCACCCCGGACATCGCCCATTCCGGCGACGAGGCCCTGGGCATGATCAAGAAGAAAAGCTATGATGTCGTGGTTCTGGACATCGAAATGCCCGGTATCGACGGCATCGAAACCCTGAAGCGGATCAAGGAGATCAACGCCAAAATCCAGGTCGTGCTCTTCACCGGCCACGGCAGCGACGAGACCCGGCGCCTGGCCGAGGTCATGGGCGCCTTCAGCTACGTGGACAAGATCGACGGGCTGCCCAAGCTGGCGCCAATGATCGAAGGTGCTTTCCGGCTGCGCAAGGTGCTCGAGGATGCGTACGCCGATGCGGCCATGAACGAATACAACTAA